A single genomic interval of Lathyrus oleraceus cultivar Zhongwan6 chromosome 7, CAAS_Psat_ZW6_1.0, whole genome shotgun sequence harbors:
- the LOC127101727 gene encoding serine carboxypeptidase-like, which translates to MEFSKTSMSLFLFFILVSSSYATSRITHQQRFPSTKFSSNGRAEQLIRSFNLFPKHSANIHGEYSIDDFVPGKIVEKKFSFLASSNGTSVQDLGHHAGYYSLPRSKSARLFYFFFESRNGAKDAPVVIWLTGGPGCSSELALFYENGPFQIANDLSLVWNDYGWDKGSNIIFVDQPIGTGFSYSSDENDIPTDGTGVSNDLYAFLQVFFKEHPQLVKNDFYITGESYAGHYIPALASRVHKGNKNKEGIIINFKGFAIGNGLTNPEIQYPAYTQFAVDNKLITKEDQADINKLIPFCVGAAKNCVSKGGESCETALQQCQLIFTNILAIAGNINYYDIRKKCEGELCYDFSNLEKFLNNNKVKDALGVGKIEFVSCSSEVHAALVQDWMLNYEKDIPALLEDGIKVLIYAGEFDLICNWLGNSQWVHAMKWSGQKQFGASKSVPFMVDGKNAGSLNSYGALSFLKVNGAGHMVPMDQPKASLQMLVNWIEGKLNGTKI; encoded by the exons atggaaTTCTCCAAAACCTCAATGTCTCTTTTCTTGTTCTTCATTTTAGTTTCTTCATCTTATGCAACTTCTCGCATTACACATCAACAACGATTTCCATCGACAAAATTTTCATCAAATGGACGAGCTGAACAGCTTATAAGAAGCTTTAACTTATTCCCAAAGCATTCAGCTAATATACATGGTGAATACTCTATTGATGATTTCGTACCAGGAAAGATAGTAGAGAAGAAATTTTCGTTTCTCGCTAGTTCTAATGGAACTTCCGTCCAAGATCTTGGTCACCATGCTGGATACTATTCGCTTCCTCGTTCCAAATCTGCAAG GTTGTTCTATTTTTTCTTTGAATCAAGAAATGGTGCTAAGGATGCACCAGTTGTGATATGGTTGACAGGGGGTCCAGGTTGTTCCAGTGAACTAGCTTTGTTTTATGAGAACGGTCCTTTCCAAATTGCCAACGATTTGTCTCTTGTATGGAATGACTATGGCTGGGACAAG GGATCAAATATTATTTTTGTTGATCAACCTATTGGGACAGGTTTTAGCTACAGTTCTGATGAAAATGATATTCCTACGGATGGAACTGGTGTTAGCAATGACTTGTACGCTTTTTTGCAG GTATTTTTCAAGGAACACCCTCAATTGGTTAAGAATGACTTTTATATTACCGGAGAATCATATGCTGGACACTATATTCCAGCTCTCGCATCCCGGGTTCACAAAGGAAACAAAAACAAAGAAGGAATTATTATAAATTTCAAG GGTTTTGCTATTGGTAATGGATTGACCAACCCGGAAATTCAGTACCCAGCATATACTCAGTTTGCAGTTGATAACAAACTGATCACAAAGGAAGATCAAGCAGATATCAACAAGTTGATCCCATTTTGTGTAGGTGCCGCAAAAAATTGTG TGAGTAAAGGTGGAGAAAGTTGCGAAACAGCCTTACAACAATGTCAACTGATATTTACTAATATCTTAGCCATTGCTGGCAACATTAAT TACTATGACATCAGAAagaaatgtgaaggagaattgTGTTATGACTTCTCAAATTTGGAGAAATTTTTAAATAACAATAAAGTTAAGGATGCGTTGGGTGTTGGGAAAATAGAGTTTGTTTCATGCAGCAGTGAAGTGCATGCTGCTTTGGTTCAAGATTGGATGTTAAACTATGAAAAAGATATTCCAGCACTTCTTGAGGATGGAATCAAAGTTCTTATATATGCGGGAGAATTCGATCTTATTTGCAATTGGCTTG GGAATTCACAATGGGTTCATGCCATGAAGTGGTCGGGTCAAAAACAGTTTGGGGCCTCCAAATCAGTTCCTTTTATGGTTGATGGTAAAAACGCGGGATCATTGAATAGCTATGGAGCTCTCTCTTTTCTAAAG GTGAATGGTGCTGGACATATGGTTCCTATGGATCAACCAAAAGCTTCACTTCAGATGTTGGTTAACTGGATAGAAGGGAAACTTAACGGAacaaaaatttaa